In the Deferribacter desulfuricans SSM1 genome, TGATTTAATTTTACATACACCTGGTGGATTGGTTTTGGCATCTTTGCAGATTGCAAGAGCTCTCAAAAAACATAAAGGGAAAGTAACAGTTTTTGTTCCCCATTGTGCAATGAGTGGTGGGACATTAATCTCTTTGGCTGCTGATGAGATTGTGATGAGTGAAAATGCAGTGCTCGGTCCAGTTGATCCACAATTAGGGGAATATCCTGCTGCATCTATTTTAAAACTTTTAGAGCAAAAAGATGTAAATAAAATTGATGACAAGACTCTTATTATGGCTGATGTAGCAAAGAAGGCTGTTTCTCAACTTGAAAGTGCAGTATATGAACTTTTAGTAGATAAATATGAAGAGGAGAAAGCTAAAGAACTTGCTCATTTACTTTCAACCGGTACCTGGACACACGATTATCCAATTACCTTTGAAGAGGCTAAAAAACTTGGATTAAATGTTTCCTCTGATATCCCTGAGGAAGTAATGCAGTTGATGAGTTTGTATCCTCAGCCTGTTAAAAAAATGCCAAGCGTTGAGTATCTCCCTGTCCCAAAACATAAGAGTTAAAAAGCGATAACGTTAAATTACAAAAACTGTTTAGCTAATAATTTATTGATTTAAATCATTTTATAGTAAGGTTTAATATGCTCAGATTGCTCCGCTGATTTATGTAATTACAAAATGAAACGGTCTATGCTATATCTATTTTTCTAATCATATTGATTGAAATTAGGAGTAAAAGGGGTATAATATCATAAAAAAGATTGGGAGATGATGTTATGTATGCAAAACAGATTATGTTTTCTCCAAAATTTGTTGTAAAACCTAATGATAAGTTTGAAACGGTAGTAGAAAAATGGAAAGATGAACCTTGTGATATACCTGTTATTGATGATGAAGGGCATGCTGTTGGCTTGATTACTGCAAAGCAGTTAATAAGAAAAGTGTTACCTCAATATTTAGTAAATGGTATGTTGGATAATGTAATTGGTTTTTCTGATTTGCCCAATTTTTCAGAAAAACTTTGTGAATTATTGGAGTTGAAAGTTGAAGATGTGATGAAGAAAGATTTTAATTGGGCTTATGATGATGAAAGTACTCTTTCTGTGGCTTTGAAGCTTATTAACGATAAAAAGTGCGTGAGAACTATTGTAGTGATCGATAGAAATAAAAAACTTGTTGGTTTGCTTGATGCATGGGCAGTTGTAAAAAGGATGTTAAGAGAAATAAACTGTGATTTGGAATGGTAATATCTTATAGGAGAAGAGATGTTTAAAAATGAGATCGTAATAGCAAATAGAAAATTTAGAAGTAGATTATTTGTAGGTACTGGTAAATTTCCAAATAGTCAGGTGATGAAAGAAGCTTTAGAGGCTTCTGGTGCAGAGATTGTGACTGTTGCTTTAAGAAGGGTGGATATAGAGAACCCTTCAGATGATATCCTTTCACATATTGATAGAGAAAAGTATTTATTACTTCCTAATACATCTGGAGCGAGGGATGCTTTAGAAGCTGTTAGGCTTGCTAAAATAGCAAGAGCAGCAGGTTGTGAGCCATGGGTAAAACTAGAGGTAACTCCTGATCCTTATTATCTTTTACCTGATCCTATAGAAACATTTAAAGCTGCTGAGATTCTTGTAAAAGAAGGTTTTTATGTAATGCCTTATATTAATGCGGACCCAGTTCTTGCAAAAAGATTGGAGGAGATAGGTTGTGTAACAGTTATGCCTCTTGGTGCGCCTATTGGAACAAATAAAGGGATTAAGACTGAAGAGAATTTAAAGATAATTATAGAGCAGAGTTCTGTTCCTGTGGTTGTGGATGCTGGGCTTGGAGCACCAAGTCATGCTGCTTTGGCTATTGAGCTTGGAGCTGATGCAGTTTTGGTAAATACAGCCATTGCTACAGCAAAGGATCCGGTGAAGATGGCTATTTCTTTTAAATTGGCAGTTGAAGCTGCATGTATGGCTAGAGATGCTGGTATGCCGCCTGTTAGAGAAAAAGCTGAAGCTTCCAGCCCTTTGACAGGTTTTTTAAGAGGTTAAATAAATGAGTTTTTATGATATATACAAAGAATACAACTGGGAAGAAATAAAGGATTTTATTTATAGCCGAAGGGAAAATGATGTAATAGATATATTGTTTAAGGAAAATCTATCAGTAGAGGATTTTGCTACGCTTTTATCACCAGCTGCAGAAAAGTTTTTAGAAGATATGGCTCAAAAAGCTCATAAAATTACTGTGATGCGATTTGGAAAAACGATTAAACTCTATGCTCCTCTTTATCTTTCAAATGTGTGCCAAAATGCTTGTACTTACTGTGGTTTTAATGTCTTTCACAAAATACCAAGAATCACCTTAAAGAAAGATGAGATAGAAAGGGAAGCAAAAGCAGTGGCTGATACTGGGATAAAACACATTTTATTGTTGACTGGTGAAGCTCCGAATGTAGCAACCCTTGAGTATCTTAAAGAAGCTGTTTCAATATGTAATAAATATTTTTCATCAATAGGGATAGAGATTTATCCATTGGATATAAATGGTTATAAAGAGCTGATAGATGTAGGGGTGGATTATCTTACAATTTATCAAGAAACATATAACAGAGAAACTTATGATAAAATACATCCAAAAGGGAAAAAGAAAGATTTATTATGGAGACTTGAAACGCCTGAAAGAGGTGCCATAGCTGGGATGAGGACAGTTGGGATTGGAGCTTTGATGGGGTTAGAGGATTTTAGAGTGGATGAATTTTTTGTTGGTCTTCATGCTAAGTACTTGATGAAAAAGTATTGGAAAACGCATATTACAGTTTCTTTTCCAAGAATGAGGAAGGCTCCAGGTGTAGATACACCCTTTGTAGAGGTTAGCGATAAAAATCTTGTGCAGTCTATGCTTGCGATGAGGATATTCTTACACGATGTGGGGATAGTAATTTCAACAAGGGAACCTGCAAATTTGAGAGATAACTTAATACCTCTTGGTGTTACCCAAATGAGTGCAGGTTCTAAAACAGAGCCTGGTGGATATTCGCTCAAAGAAGATGAAAACGCTGAACAGTTTCACATTGAGGATAATAGATCTGTAGATGAGATTATAAATGTCATTAGATCAAAAGGGTATGACCCAGTCTTGAAGGATTGGGATAGAGCTTTTGTGATTGCATGATATTTTATGATTTATAAAAATGTTGAGATTATAGATACCGCTTATGGTGGCTATGGCGTAGCAAAGGTTGATGGCGGTTTTACAGTTTTTATTCCTCAAACAGTTGAAGGGGATGTAGTAGATTTTGAAATATTTGAAAAAAAGAAAACCCATTCTTTCGCTAAACTGATCAAAATTCATAAGCCTTCAAAATTAAGAAGAGAGTTCCCTTGTAAATTTTTTAATGAATGTGGCGGATGTCAATTTGGCCATATCGATTATGATTACCAAATCGAAATAAAAAAGAGATTAATTAACAACTTTTTTAGAAAGGTAGAAGGGTTTAAGATTGATAGTGTAATTACTTCGCCAGAGTTTAGATACAGGTTTAGAGCTACTTTTAGGCTAAAAAATGGTAAATTTGGTTTTTTAGGTTTTAAAAGTAATAAATTTATCCCTATTACCGACTGTCTTATTTGCAAAGAAA is a window encoding:
- the thiH gene encoding 2-iminoacetate synthase ThiH codes for the protein MSFYDIYKEYNWEEIKDFIYSRRENDVIDILFKENLSVEDFATLLSPAAEKFLEDMAQKAHKITVMRFGKTIKLYAPLYLSNVCQNACTYCGFNVFHKIPRITLKKDEIEREAKAVADTGIKHILLLTGEAPNVATLEYLKEAVSICNKYFSSIGIEIYPLDINGYKELIDVGVDYLTIYQETYNRETYDKIHPKGKKKDLLWRLETPERGAIAGMRTVGIGALMGLEDFRVDEFFVGLHAKYLMKKYWKTHITVSFPRMRKAPGVDTPFVEVSDKNLVQSMLAMRIFLHDVGIVISTREPANLRDNLIPLGVTQMSAGSKTEPGGYSLKEDENAEQFHIEDNRSVDEIINVIRSKGYDPVLKDWDRAFVIA
- a CDS encoding SDH family Clp fold serine proteinase gives rise to the protein MTFNELFWLFFMLAAMQPVLKQRMIEAARQKLIAKIEKKRGSRVILLVHRQETMSFLGFPVYKFINVDDSEEVLRAIQMTDKDVPIDLILHTPGGLVLASLQIARALKKHKGKVTVFVPHCAMSGGTLISLAADEIVMSENAVLGPVDPQLGEYPAASILKLLEQKDVNKIDDKTLIMADVAKKAVSQLESAVYELLVDKYEEEKAKELAHLLSTGTWTHDYPITFEEAKKLGLNVSSDIPEEVMQLMSLYPQPVKKMPSVEYLPVPKHKS
- a CDS encoding thiazole synthase, which translates into the protein MFKNEIVIANRKFRSRLFVGTGKFPNSQVMKEALEASGAEIVTVALRRVDIENPSDDILSHIDREKYLLLPNTSGARDALEAVRLAKIARAAGCEPWVKLEVTPDPYYLLPDPIETFKAAEILVKEGFYVMPYINADPVLAKRLEEIGCVTVMPLGAPIGTNKGIKTEENLKIIIEQSSVPVVVDAGLGAPSHAALAIELGADAVLVNTAIATAKDPVKMAISFKLAVEAACMARDAGMPPVREKAEASSPLTGFLRG
- a CDS encoding CBS domain-containing protein — encoded protein: MYAKQIMFSPKFVVKPNDKFETVVEKWKDEPCDIPVIDDEGHAVGLITAKQLIRKVLPQYLVNGMLDNVIGFSDLPNFSEKLCELLELKVEDVMKKDFNWAYDDESTLSVALKLINDKKCVRTIVVIDRNKKLVGLLDAWAVVKRMLREINCDLEW